The genomic DNA GAATGCCCAGAAAATTCGAAACAGCAACATGAACTAGGTATCTGAAGCAAGGGGAAGAGGGACTATGGTAAGAGCTGTTAAAGCACAGGAATGCAGACAAAGTGTTGTCTCTAGGTAGGAAGTGGTTCTTTAGGATGGATGCAGTTCGTCATGGTATAACAGAGGACACCTTATCAGACCACACAAGGAAAGGGCAGTGTGCAAAATTTCTCATCATTTATAGATGGATCAATGTGAATTTTATACCATGCTGTAgttctttattatttaatgtgtatagtgtgtgtatatgtgtgtcatacgcttatatgtatgcacatgtatacacattgacacacacattcatacttgTAGGAAGTAGAGGGCAGCTTTCAAAaagttgtttttctccttccaccatgtgagtctcgagaactgaattcaggttgtcagacttggcggCAAGCTCTGACGGCCATCTTGTCAGCTCCCATGTCCTGTCTCTTAGCTTCTTAATCTATTGCTATGAAATACCCCGGTTTCCAGGTTTGCAGGATGCTACGAAGTGTAAAACACAACTGAAgtgtgagggaggagggaagagaggcctGCTTTGAACGGCTTGATCCTTCCATCTGTCACGCTGGTTATAGGGCGATGGTGTACATCCCAGCCACCCTGTCCTTCTGGGGATGAGGCAGGACATGGAGCCCTTTAGATGCCCAGTCCTCTAGGGGAGCAATTAGTACTCACTGGCTTCCTGGGCTGTGTGTGGATGTCCTGCCCCGGTTTTCCACCAGGCTTCACCCAGGCAGTGATTTGATAATAAGATATCCTGATTGAATTAAGGGGCCATTTGCTTCTGGATGATGATGTTATAAAAGGGTTGACAGCCACACCGCCTGCCTTTTCAAAGGTCAAAGAATAGTCCTTATAATCTAGTATGAGCAAGAgtaagctgtatatttctgttgcTTTCCCCCTGTTACATGGGGAACGGGAAAGTTCCCTGTGCTTTCCCAGCTGACTCCTTCTGTGCTTCACGTTGATAGTTGAACTTGGAAGTCCCAGGCATACTGGGAAGGTGCCCGGGTAATGAATTTGCAAACCGCTAAACTTTATAAATTAGGATCAAGCACTCTGGGGCTATCATCTATGgttctcacatacacattcatgttcacacttttctttcttaaatcagCAGCTTTTCCGTTACCAAGATAGTCTTAGTGAACGCGCTGTGGTTCTGCCAGGTCCCAGACTTAACAGGGCTGTTCTCAGTGTTAGACGTATTGGAAATACAGCTCATCTGGAGTGTTTAGACAAGCAAGACAAGAAGGGGCTTGAAATACCCCCTAGTGTACCACTTGTTCAGCCCATTTGAGTCAGGAGCCTTGGAAACCACAGATGCCTCCTCCTGTAGACTGTGGAGGTAACACAGGCAGAGGGCGGGCAGGGTTGCTAATGCCCCGCCTGGTCTGGGATTGCCAATGCGCAGCTCCCTGGGAGCTCAGAAACCACACAGAGGTTGTAATTGGCCGCTAGACCACACCTAGTTGTTGAGTGCTCCTGCTGCCTGAAGACCTCTCAGCTCTACCCAGATCGCTGGAGTGCGCACAAGTCTACTTTCACCAGACCAGAGAGAAGCTGTGGAAGCTGTGGCGGTGGAAGAGCCGTGGAAACTTTGCCAAGTAAGCAAATTGGGAAGAGTGGGAAACTAGAGGCTACCATTGAGGGGAACTGCTAGACAAGGCAGCAATGAAGATGAGCTAGCTTGCGACTCTTAGCATCTGAGGTGAAATTAGCAGGGGTGGGGTGCATGAAGCATATTGGGAAAGACGTGAACTAGATCAAGTTAGTACCCATCACTTCAGTTTTCATCCTGACTGGCCATTAGGCAAGCATGCTGGGGCACATACAACAAACATCCCTTAAAATCTAACCATTGACAGTCCTCGGGCCAGGAGAATGACAGGGggacaggagggggaggggatgagcaACGGCCTGCTGCTTCCCCTCCACCGTGAGGACCACAGACGGGGCTGCAACTTGagtgaaggaaaaaataaaactgtccTCCACTAGCCCATTAGCGGCACCAGCTGCATTAAAAATGCAAGAGATGGTGGGAAGAGAGGGCCGCGTTGGAACCTAATGCAAAGTCAGGACTGGAAAAGACAAGACTCCTTCCGTTTTCTGAGCTCAAGTGCCAGCGAGAGTGGGGACAACTACTGCTTTAGATAGTACTTTCAGTGTAGGGCAGGACATAACTTTGGGCTTCCTTGGCCTTGGAAGAGTGCGGTCCGTCGCTTGCACCCCACTCGTGCTCAGGCTCCCGGTCTTTGCAGGGCGATGCCGACCTCGTCCACTATCCACGTGCTGCAGTTGCTGCGGGAGCTGCTCGCCTTCGTGCTCCTCAGCTACACCGTGCTCATCGGGGCGCTCCTGCTGGCCGGCTGGACCACCTACTTCTTGGTGCTGAAGTGACAGCGCTCGGGCCCGCgctcgccccgccccgccccgccccgccccgacTCCGAGCTTCCCCTCCCGGAGGAGCGCAGTTCCTTTTCCAAGAGCGGCCCCCCCCGCCCCAAGCCCACTACACGCGTCACGGCTCGCGACCCGGCTCAGCACCCGTGCACTGGAGCCTGCGGCGGCCTGCGCCGAAACCGGAGCGGTTGAAAGCCAGGTGCGACCGTTAAAGCCGTTTCCTGGTGTTCTGGCCCCGCCCATTCCTCCTGTCCAATCGCAATCGCGTCCTCCAGCGGGGGCGTGACCATGAAGCCCCGGGCTCCTTGGGCCCCGCCTCGCTCGCGCTTCTGCTTGCTATGCTGCGTCACTTCCGGCGCGTGCGTCCGGCGTCCGTCCGCCGCGGGATGGCGGCTCTGAGGAGTTGGATGACTCGGAGCGTAACCTTTCTGTTCAGGTACGGCTGCGGCAGCAGAGGGCAGGAGACGGCGGAGAGGAGCTTGGCGCGTAGCGCCGGCCAGTGCGTCGGCCCAGGCCGCGAGCCGCCGCGTCCCACCTCCTTCTGAAGTTTAAGGAGGGCCCCCACCTTCGTCCCCCGTCCTTCATTAGTGACTCCTGAAAGTGGGTCTCCTCCCAAACTGGGGGCTGTCTTTACGAGGCCCTTGAGCCTGCAGagtggggaggctggagagatggctcagaagtcagGACACTGAGGGACAGACGGGCCACGGCGTCGGCTGCAGGCGCGTTGTTAGGGAACACAGGTCCCAGGAAACTCCGCCGCCGGGGGCCAGCGGTGCTCGCCAGCTGCTGGCCCCGGGCTTTGCTAGTGGGAACCATTGGAGACACCTGGAACCCAGGCCCGGGTCCAAAGCTAGAAAAGTTTTATGCGGAAAGTTTTATGTTGGCGTCAAGTTGCTAAGCAGCTGAGGCAACTTTTAAACTTCTCCACCTAGCGGAACGCGCCCGAGCGCATTGGCCTGTAGCTCTCGCAACTCAGCCCGCATGCCTCTGAGATTGCACAGGCCGCCTGTCCTGTGTGGTTTATTTTCTTGGAAGACTGCTGGCACTTCCTCATTTAGTTTACTCCTTGGTCCAAACTCCCGCGGACCAAAGAGCCTTTTACAGATTGATTAGGGCTTTTTACATTTTGACTTCTGTTTTCCAGGTACGGACAGCGTTTTCCTGTCTCTGCTAACTCTAAGAAACGCTGTTTCTCAGAATTGATAAGACCATGGCACAAAACTATGTTGACTGGATTCGGTGTGACACTGTGCGCCGTTCCTATTGCTCAGGTAAGGAATGCTTATGTGACTGTTGTAGAGTAAAAGGGCCAGGGAAAGGACACTGGGACCCGGGGACTATTTCCAGGTGTTAGTGAGCTCCCGAGTACCACCTTCCATGATGTCGTGTACTATACCGCATCTTCTGGGTTAAGCAGGCTTCCCATTTCCATCTTCTCATGTCTAGAAACAGTGCTGTTGCCAGATTTTACCCCCCACTTCACCCCCTCTGAAACTGAGCGTCAGTTGAACTGGGAAGTGGACCTTTATTCTTGTACCAGAATAGAAGGGGATAAACTTTGCAAACGAGCTCTTAACCGTTGAGGGTccagagattaaaaataaaaattggggctggagtgatggcttagcggttaagagcactgactgctcttccagaggtcctgagttcaattcccagcaaccacatggtggctcacaaccatctgtaatggatctgatgccctcttctggtgtgtctgaagacagctacagtgtacttatatataataaataaatctttaaaaaaaaattgtaaaggaATTGAAGCAGGGAGAATAGGCAGAAATGGGAGGAATAGTCACGTGTTCCTCCTGTGGATGGGGGGCTGTTTCCTGGGAATTCATATGCCACTTCTTCTTGGGTTTTGTAACGGTTTAGTCTGCACTGAGGTAATTGTTCTGGCACTGAGAGCTCTTGTGACTGTAAGGAAGTTAGAGGTTGCTTGGCTATCACTGGCGACCAACCATCTTAGATCCCACCAGTTTAGACTGACTGACTCAGGAGGAACTTCCATTGTAGAGACCTCCTGTTTTCTAAGATAAGGCCTGGGGGCACAGGATTAGTAGTGGAGTGAAGAGCTGGGTAGTAAGGGAGGCCAGAGTTAATCAGGAGTCAGATTCTGGTCACCTAGTCAGTACCTGGGATAAGCACTATTTAAAGTTACATAAAGGAAAGGGTGAGGTAAAAGAACGTGATAGTCTGTTGGCAAGTCCGTCATTCAGCAAACTTTACTCAACAATTTGTGCCATTTACACTGGGAAGGCAAGAGggaaagaaaatacaatttttaatattgtaaaatgtaCATTAGggtagaaaataaacaaatataagttGAGTGTAGTGGTAAATTTCTATAATCCAAACACTGGGGGAGGCTAAGGCAGTAAAATCGAGTTTGACGCTGGGTTAGTTACACACACTCTCTGGATTGTAGTTGCACATACCTGTGCTCTGCATAGTTCTGTGCAGagtggggaggctggagagatggctcagaagtcagGAGCAgtagctgctcttctagaggaccgaggttcaattcccagcaccagcatctggctataactccagttctgggagaagacaccctcacacagacacatgagaaggcatgcaTACAAAACACCATGTGAATAGAAAAGGCCAAGAGATGacagaacacacctttaatcccagatggttctctatgagttcaagggcagcctggtctacagagtgacttctaggacagccatggcAGTTACACAGAGAAGACCTAtctcagaaaagaaagtgtgtcaGCTGGTGATGTGATGTGAAGAAAGATAGGGTGTGGTGGGGTGAGACTGCTTCATTTAAGGATGCTTCGAGAAAGCTAGCCCTGGGCAACCTGGGTGAGGGAGAGGCCTGCAGCAGGAGGGGTCATAGGCAAAAGCCTGGAAGCTGCATTTTGTGTGGCATGCAGCGAAGCAAGGTGGGTGGAGTGAGGCCGGAGAGAGAAGCAGGGATCAAATACTGTGACTGGTTTTTGTGGTTCATTGTGGGGCTTTGGATTTCACACTGAAGGCCCTGACGAATCCGTACTTGGCTCTGGCTAACGGTACAGTTTAGATGAGCTgatggctggcaggcaggcaggcagcaggggaGTGAGGGAAAAGCTGTTTCCCACTTGAATTGCCGTTTGCTAAGATAAAGCAGTGGGTCTCCATCGGAAGAACGCTACATTTGGAAAGGTCAGTGAGCAGCTGGTAGGAAAGTGATGGTTTTTCTAGTCACTGGCTGTATGGTTTATGGAGAGGAGCTAAATTTTGAGTTGTGGGTGAGAGTATCAGGACGGCCGCAGTGAGGTTGTCGGGCTCAGCAGCCAGCTGGGTCACCTCGCCAGCCCCCaaggttttgttattttttctcaGAATTGTGGGGTTTTTCCTCTTCATTTACAGCTTTCTAAGTCCGTTCTGGGCTACAGGACTGGAGCTGCTGCAGTCACTCTCCTGCAGTGTAGGTCCGCTGTCAGAGCTCCGTGAGTGCTACAGAGCTAACTGTGCAGTTCTGCCTGCACTGCAGTAGCCTAACCAGTTTTCTGTCTCTCGTGCCAACCaggctttccctccctccctccctcctcccctccctcccttagaCCTTACCTGTCCTAGTCCTAGCTTCTTCAGTACCAAGTCACATCCTTTTAAagtctgagttccaggtcaactgTCTGTCCTCTTTCTGGctactagatagatagatggatgttTTCACGTTTGATGATAGTCTGTGTGGCACTATGTTGGGTCAGTAGATCAGGAGAACCACAGGCTTGGGAGAAGATTGCTTTGAGGTTTAACTGATATATTCTGTGCATGAATCTCACTGTCTGTAGAAAGCAGTGACAGCCACAGTGGAAATGGGGAAGACTTCCTGACGTTAACATTATTCTCAGGTTTTCAAGAGGCTGTGTCAAAAGTTAGCTTCTCACCTAGCCTTAAAGAGACCTTGAAGTACCAGGGTTGGGTACCCCAAGGGGGCCTCCACCCACTCAGAGAAGGGGggtgatgggggaaggattgtgggaaggggtgatggggaggggagccATGGCccagatataaagtgaataagtaaaaaaaataaaaggttccTGTGAGCAGAGCTGTCATTCCGGGTAGCTCTTCAGTTTGGTCTGTCTGAAATCCAGGTGTGATGAAGTTCTTGATTGTTATGTCAGAAAACCGTTCCTAGTCCTGTAACAGTCGCTCTGGGAGCTTATGCTCCACGCAGCCAAATCAAGACAGGAAGTAAATCAGAGCAGCTGGTTGTAACACACACTGAGGGCTCTCTGGAGAGCAAAGAGTTACTTATTTAAATAATAGATCACTGTGGTTGTCAGTTTTAGAGTGACCAAGGTCCCATAATTCTGTATAAGGTTCCATTGATTTTTGGTCTTCCAAAAATCCATCCCTGCTCCCTGACACTTGATTACTCTGTTTTCTAGGTGTTTTGTCCTGGTCCTgaaatgaaggaagagaaggtctttttatatatttttttttaaaaaagatttattttatgtatgagtgttctaTCTGATGAGCCAGAAGAGCATCAGATCACGTtttagatggctgtgagccaccttgtggttgttgggaacttgggactctggaagagctgccaatgcccctaattgctgagccatctctccagcccctatatttGGGTTTCTGAAATAGGGTTTTCTCATTGTACCCCTGGCTATCCTAGGaatcaccctgtagaccaggctggcctccaactcagagatctgcctgcctctgcctccagaacgCTGGGACCAATAAATGTCTTTATACTTTTCAGCATCTAACCAGATAGCAAGTTGTAGCTTCATGGACTAGTTATGTTGTGTTAAAGTGCTTTGTTCTCTAGGACAGACAATGAGCGTAGAGAGACTTTACTCTGAGCTGTGTCCTGTGCTACCTTAAGTCATTAAAGCCTAAGAATGTTTTCCCAATAAGCACGGAGCGGCAGCTTCGACAAGCTTGAAGCGACATTGGGGTGTCTTCCAAGACCACAAAGTGTTCATCTTGGCTTTCTGCAGGTCGGCAGCTGAGTGAGTGTTTGTCTTTCAGAAATCAGAGCCTCAGTCTCTCAGCAACGAAGCACTGATGAGGAGGGCTGTGTCTTTGGTAACGGACAGCACCTCTACCTTTCTGTCTCAAACCACGTACGCACTGATCGAAGCCATCACCGAGTATACTAAGGTACGTCTCCTCTTGTGCAGTCTTTAAATTTTTCAGTGTTGATAGAATCCAGAGGTGTATGGGTGCCGGGCTACCACCCTCATCCCCTCTTAAGCATTGATTTGCTGACCCAGCAGGTTGCAAACTCTGGCTCCTAATCACACCTGCTCTAACAGCTGTGTTCATGTTTTATTGGGACTTAGCCAGGCTTTTATGTATGTAGTGACAGCTTAGCATTAGTGGAGGTCATGAGGCTCTTGGTCCTCAGATATTTACAGTCTGCTCCTTTTTAAACAATGATGCTGAGGGCGGGGCTTCTGCAGCAGCTCAtctgtagagcgcttgccctggtTTAGTCTCCTACGCTTGGTGTTATCTCTTCTCACACAGATGGGTgcacagtcccagcacttggggggtaGAGGCCAGTTTGAACTGTTGGACTCCATGCCTGAAAAGAAGGCTTGGAGCATAGGTCTTTATATTTTTCAGGAATTCGTGCCCCCTTATTTTACACAGACATCTTAAATTTTACCTTATTTTACACAGACATCTGGTTCCAGGAGCTCAGAGGGTCTGCAGTACTCACTGTCTCATCAAGACAGCTGCGACCCTGGAGGAGGAGGTTTGTGGGGCCGTCCTGGGTGGCCCAGGTAGAGCGGACACTGTCTCAGTCACTGTgcattttccctttctccctgcaGTGCATTCTCTGTCTGAACAGCTAGTGAAAGTTTTATGTAGTTTTCTGAGAAAGCTGTGTAGctttggaactttctatgtagatcaggctagccttgaactcagagattacATTACTAACCAAAATTTTAAAGGCAGGCTGTGTGTGACCCTGGCATTCtagagccagaggcagggaggccTCTGAATTCTAGACCAGCCTAGTTGACCTAGAAcctgtctctgtggtgtgtatggggtgggggaggctggagagagggctcagtagttaggccgctcttccggaggtcctgagttcagttcccagcacccacatggcggctcacacctgactataactccagttccaggggatctgacaccctcacacagacacacatggaggcATGCATATAAAACACCATGcatataaaaaatttttttaaaggcatCCAAAGAAAAGGTCAGGAGGTGGTAgaacacacctttgatcccagcacttgggaggcaaatagttctctgagttcaaggccagcctggtctacagagtgagttccaggacaaccagggctacacagagaaaccctgtctgaaaacaaacacaaaagcaccCTGTGTGTGGTGGGCGTGAGGGTGGGTGGTAATGTTGGGTCCTCCTAAGCTCAAGTCACCTCTGCCTCTAATTTCAGTGTTTGGGCACCCACTCATGACAGTCCTTATGACGATGATCCACAGGGCACCCAAGGGCTGCTCTTGGCCTCCAGCTCTGGCTGAGAAGGGATCCCCACAGCTCAGTGGACAAAAgatctttttatgtttatttgagacagtctTATATGTATTTCAAGCTGGCCTCAGGTTTGCTGTTATCCCAGGGCGGTcttgaacttgaaatcctcctgccacagcctcttgagtgctgagatccCAGGACGTACTACCACCACAGGACTTTGTAATCTGAAGGTATAAATGCCACTTGTCCTTTCAGGGAGCCCCTCTTGACTCACTTACCGTTCTGTGTCTGTAGGCTGTCTACACGTTAGTGTCTCTGTACCGACAGTATACAAGCTTGCTGGGGAAGATGAATTCCCAGGAGGAGGATGAGGTGTGGCAGGTGATCATAGGAGCCAGAGTTGAGGTGAGTGGGCCTGTCAGTCATTTCCAAATAGTGCTCTTCATTACTGTAACTGAACTGCGAACCGACTGTGTGAACCCCTTCATGGTGTCTGGAGCTCTTTTCTAACCCTGCAGATGACTTCAAAGCAGCAGGAGTACTTGAAGCTGGAGACCACGTGGATGACAGCAGTCAGCCTTTCAGAGATGGCTGCGGAGGCTGCCTATCAGACTGGTAGGTAAAAGATtgggattttctttgtttttaatttagttgttttttttttttttcttctcaacagcctttactgcaggacaccttcattgctgatatggGGACCAATTTAGTTGTTAAAGACGTAGATTCTCTGATGATACAAATTACATTtcagagcagtggtcctcaaccttcctaatgctgtgaccctttcataTAGTTGCTCATGCTATGGCGACCTGGACCATAGCACTGTGCTGCTGTGTTATAACTGTTAACTCATTACATCATAATCATAATGCAGACATCTGACATGCGGGACCTCTGTTTGCATCCCCTGAAGGAGTCGGGACCCACAGTGGAGAAGTGCAGGTTTAGAGGTTTTCCCCGCtctgtgttgttgttttgaaacagatgTGGTCTCATTGTGTGGCcttggctagcctcaaactcactgtatgtagaacaggctggtctcAGCCTCCCAGGTTGCAGACACTGACACATCAAGCCTTGACATTTTTACAGTCAGAAGGTAGGCCGTGTGTCTAGAAAAGTAACTAGTAAGAGCCGCTGTTTAAGTGTGTCTAAATAGCTTTAGGTTTCTCTTTTAAACTGAAGGACAGATGTAAGTGGGTGTGAGCCTCTAAACTAAGGAGCATGTCTCTGTTAGGCTCTGTGGTGACACATGACAGGGACATTAGCTCGGACCTAGTACTATCACTCCCACTCTGAAGACCCCAGGCTACAGTCAGGAGTGACCGAATTGAAACTCAGCCTTTGCCTCATTTTCCCTCTGTGcaaatgcctataatcctagcacttgggaggctgaggcaggaggatgagtcCTGAAGCTAACTAGCCTGGGCTAGTTACAATATAAGACttctcatggggctggggatttagctcagtggtagagcacttacctaggaagcgcaaggccctgggttcggtccccagctccgaaaaaaaaaaccaaaaaaaaaaaaaaaaaagacttctctcaaggaaaaaaaaaaaaaatacaggttaaCATACTAAAAATGAGGAACCTTAAGTTAAGGGCCAGAGCTTCATCCTCTTACTTTAATACCCAATATAGGAAGTATGTTTTTCGGTACCAAGATGTGATTTGACTGTCACTGTCAATCCAGTGGACCTAAGAGAAATGACTAAATGTTCAACATGTAATCAGATCGAGTCTCAAATCAGATGGGTACTTTGTTACCTCAGAATATCGGACTGAGCTTTATGGTGTCAGGTTGTAAAAGTGATGTTTTCAGATagtggggtgttttgtttttcacagaACAAGGTTCTGTGTGTtaagtcctggctggcctggaactcggtttgtagaccagggtggtctcaaactcatagagctctacctgtctcccaggtgctgggggaTTAGAGATGCGCGCCGCCGCCCAGCTGAGGAGAGTTGAGCCTCTGCAGCTCAAGCCAACACCAAGCTTCCAGTTACCCCCCTCCCTCCGCGCCCACGTGCTGGGATGTAGGCTGGGACTATGGACGTGGCCGTTCCCAGCAGGCTtggctttactttttttttttttggaaagtcaGTGTGGTTCGCAATTACATTTTGTACCATACTGCAGAAAAGTGAGAACACTTAACATTTCAGAAGTAAGAGATTATGGAAGTGTTGTCGGAGGGACAGCTTCCCAGGAGTGCTGAGCTCTGTACCAGGAGCCTCCTCGATTACCACCACTACTGGGAAGAAAAGTGCTGTTCAGAAATATTACACTGGAAGCCAAAACTTTGTGTCAGAGGAAAATCTAGTGTGCTAGAGAGAGAAAGTGGGATTGACTGTAGCGGCTGGTTTGCCCTGCAAAAATAGAGGCAAGATAGCGGATaggagactaaaggtgtgtgtttGGTTAAATGGGCTTTCCCATCTGCCTCCGCTTTGGGAAATATGATTCCTGAGTCAAGTTTGAAAGAAGAAACTTTTCTAAAGCTTGGGAAAGTTGGACTGTAAAGTAGCAGTTGGGGAGAGAAAGCATAGGGAGAGGATAGGTCCTGGCACCATGCACCATAAAAAGAAGTGGAGAAAACATGACGGACTTTGTTGAGGCAGAAGGTGAAATAAACTccaagcagtggtggtgcacactttaatctcagcactggggaggcagaggcagggggatctctgagttcaaggccagcctggtctacaaagctagttctagtacagccagggctacacagagaaaacctgtctcaaaaaaccaaaaagaatgaaaatacagACTAAGGGATTGGGGAGCTAGTACAGGGCCTGAATTCAACCCACAGTGCTTATGtaaaagccaggcctggtggcgcCCCCTCGTAAGTCCTAAGGAGGTGACCCCTGGGGCTCAGTAGCTTAGTGAGACACACCGGAGGATGGCCTCTGACACACGTGCACAAGATACAAAGTAAAGTGTAAACAAGGTCGCAGCACTCAGAAGGAAGCCTATTAAATAGCAGGCTGTGCCAGAACAATAATTCTGAGACCAGCAAGATGACACCAATGACCTGatttcaattcctggaacccacagaatAGAGGACTCCCAGAAGTTGTCCCCCGACTTTCCCCTGCACACCGGTACCACACATAAGTATGAGACTGTTCTAAACGCTTACAGAAGCATTCTAGAACACAACAGCACAGAAAGGTGGGAAACAATGAAAAACTACAAAAGCAGCCACCACCCTCAGTAGCTGACAGCGATGTGCAGAGGAacccaggacaggacaggacagggcagggcagAAGCCCAGGCTCACCACAGCCTTGGACGCACCTTGTCTTCCACCCTAGTCAGTGAGGGAGGCAGGGTCTCAGTCAAACCTAGAGCTCACCAGTGTGTTAGCCTCACCGGCCAGCTTGCTCTGGAGACCCACGCTCTGGGCCTCGCACTTGGGCAGCAAGTAGTTAAACGACAGCTTTTCCAGATTTAAAAGAAACACTcagatcacatacacacacacacacacacacacacacacaagaaagtgTTGGcctgggggttgaggatttagctcagtggtagagcaagcgcaaggccctgggttcggtccccagctctgaaaaaaagaaccaaaaaaaaaaaaaaagtgttggccTGCTTCCCAAAAACCTGATTTTATATCATTGAATCCCTCACTGACCTTCAGCCCACTACCAGCCTTCCGGGTCTAAAGTTTAAACATGGTTCCTGGGGTGGGACTGTTACTGAGTGGCAGCCCTTGGCATGCATGAGGTTTCTTACCTACACCTCAAAACCAAAAGCCGGGCCGTCAGTATCTCAAGCAGAGTCACCTCAGGCCACCCACAGCTGTCTTAAGTGCAGAGCAAAGCGagctggtgtcctcttctggcctccacagggacCTGAGACACATGGCATCCACTCACACAGAcagtcaaaaatatttaaaacatagcCCCGGGCTAAAGGAGGACTTCCTAGGAAAGTCAGATGTTTAGGGCTCTGAAGACAGGTCCAGGTGTGATCCAACCAGGGGGTTCTGAAGGGGccacctcagcttcctcagcACAGCAATGAGGGCCTGCGTTTGGATCCCCACCGTCCACGTGGAAACTCGCCGTGTAGTGGGGAACCTGTAATCCCCGCACTAGGAAGGCAGACTCGGAGGATCCTTGGAGCTTGCTGGGCAGCCCAGCCAAGTAAGGGTCTTCTGGCTCCGTGAGAGACCCTCCCCTCC from Rattus norvegicus strain BN/NHsdMcwi chromosome 12, GRCr8, whole genome shotgun sequence includes the following:
- the Diablo gene encoding diablo IAP-binding mitochondrial protein isoform X1, encoding MLTGFGVTLCAVPIAQKSEPQSLSNEALMRRAVSLVTDSTSTFLSQTTYALIEAITEYTKAVYTLVSLYRQYTSLLGKMNSQEEDEVWQVIIGARVEMTSKQQEYLKLETTWMTAVSLSEMAAEAAYQTGADQASITARNHIQLVKSQVQEVRQLSQKAETKLAEVQTQELRQKTQEASDEAADQEEEAYLRED
- the Diablo gene encoding diablo IAP-binding mitochondrial protein, with amino-acid sequence MAALRSWMTRSVTFLFRYGQRFPVSANSKKRCFSELIRPWHKTMLTGFGVTLCAVPIAQKSEPQSLSNEALMRRAVSLVTDSTSTFLSQTTYALIEAITEYTKAVYTLVSLYRQYTSLLGKMNSQEEDEVWQVIIGARVEMTSKQQEYLKLETTWMTAVSLSEMAAEAAYQTGADQASITARNHIQLVKSQVQEVRQLSQKAETKLAEVQTQELRQKTQEASDEAADQEEEAYLRED